In Ovis aries strain OAR_USU_Benz2616 breed Rambouillet chromosome 14, ARS-UI_Ramb_v3.0, whole genome shotgun sequence, a single genomic region encodes these proteins:
- the LOC121816399 gene encoding tigger transposable element-derived protein 1-like isoform X1 has translation MRPEMRSLCSPAGPAEAGPCRRPEAEMAWQERPRGHCGTALGTADGQREESVLRCMAPGGSLKRPQAPLGIGLRHSAKRDRKSITLHMKLEVLRRFEDGEKLTQIARALGLATSTVASIRVNKDRIRASSQAATPVCATQLTRCRGALMGRMERLLSLWIEEQKRQNLPVSTLLIQDQARRLFTQLQHEQGGGRRAETFGASNGWFARFKVRHNVLLMDEPAVADAQAAARYPAVLRAILEEGCYSPRQVFNVDETGLFWKRLPERMLLALEGTAGPGPKASKDHLTLLLGGNAAGDFKLKPLLVYPSENPRALRGCSKASLPVVWRSNRNDWLTPVIFQEWFTSCFCPAVENYCASHGLPHRALLLLDSAPCHPAHLGGLSAHVRVEFLPKNTSTLIQPMNQGVITTFKAQYLRRTLSQLAQEMGGADRSSVWEFWRSYTVMTAVDNIAEAWAELQPAAMNSAWRKLWPECVLAGAPEPSAMPQLPRSIEALASHAGMGDVAKADVSHLLQARGEPTPTSPGMDSGYVCGPGLPCQGGKGLASRRPESEATEGAEAEDAAVVALRPEPLAQALSHFAAGLQVLSENDPNRERSLRVARAVHCALARLRELLRERRRQARAAAGPPEAP, from the exons ATGAGGCCGGAGATGAGGAGTCTCTGCAGCCCCGCCGGCCCAGCTGAGGCCGGTCCATGTCGCCGTCCGGAG GCAGAGATGGCGTGGCAGGAGAGGCCCAGGGGCCACTGTGGCACGGCCCTGGGTACCGCCGACGGGCAGAGGGAAGAGAGCGTGTTGAGATGCATGGCTCCGGGCGGCAGCCTGAAGCGCCCCCAGGCGCCCCTCGGGATTGGCCTCCGCCATAGTGCCAAGCGGGACCGGAAGTCCATCACCCTGCACATGAAGCTGGAGGTACTTCGGCGCTTTGAGGATGGGGAGAAGCTGACGCAGATTGCCCGGGCCCTGGGGCTGGCCACCTCCACGGTCGCCTCCATCCGTGTCAACAAGGACAGGATCCGGGCCAGCTCTCAGGCAGCCACGCCTGTCTGCGCCACGCAGCTCACGCGTTGCCGGGGTGCACTGATGGGCCGCATGGAGCGCCTGCTGAGTCTGTGGATCGAGGAGCAGAAGCGGCAGAACCTGCCGGTCAGCACGCTGCTCATCCAGGACCAGGCACGCCGGCTCTTCACCCAGCTGCAGCACGAGCAGGGTGGCGGCAGGCGGGCCGAGACCTTTGGGGCCAGCAACGGCTGGTTTGCCCGGTTCAAGGTGCGCCACAACGTGCTACTGATGGATGAGCCCGCCGTGGCCGATGCCCAGGCTGCCGCGCGCTACCCGGCAGTGCTGCGCGccatcctggaggagggctgcTACTCACCGCGGCAGGTCTTCAACGTGGACGAGACGGGCCTGTTCTGGAAGCGGCTGCCTGAGCGCATGCTTCTGGCGTTGGAGGGGACGGCTGGGCCTGGGCCCAAGGCCTCTAAGGACCACCTGACCCTGCTGCTCGGTGGCAATGCGGCTGGTGACTTCAAGCTGAAGCCCCTGCTGGTGTACCCCTCGGAGAACCCGCGTGCCCTCAGGGGCTGCTCCAAGGCCAGCTTGCCTGTGGTCTGGCGCTCCAACCGCAATGACTGGTTGACGCCTGTCATCTTCCAGGAGTGGTTTACTAGCTGCTTCTGCCCTGCTGTGGAAAACTACTGTGCCAGCCACGGCCTCCCGCACcgtgccctgctgctgctggacAGCGCGCCCTGCCACCCTGCCCACTTGGGTGGCCTCTCGGCCCATGTGCGGGTTGAGTTCCTGCCCAAGAACACGTCCACCCTGATCCAGCCCATGAATCAGGGTGTCATCACCACCTTCAAGGCCCAGTATCTGCGCCGCACACTCAGCCAGCTGGCCCAGGAGATGGGTGGTGCAGACCGGTCCTCTGTGTGGGAGTTCTGGCGCAGCTACACTGTCATGACTGCTGTGGACAACATCGCTGAGGCCTGGGCGGAGCTGCAGCCTGCCGCCATGAACAGTGCCTGGAGGAAGCTCTGGCCCGAGTGTGTGCTGGCTGGTGCTCCCGAGCCCAGTGCCATGCCCCAGCTCCCCCGCAGCATCGAGGCACTAGCCAGCCACGCCGGTATGGGCGACGTGGCTAAGGCCGATGTTAGCCATCTGCTGCAGGCCCGCGGGGAGCCCACGCCCACCTCCCCGGGCATGGACAGTGGGTACGTCTGTGGCCCTGGGCTGCCCTGCCAGGGTGGGAAGGGCCTGGCCTCTAGAAGACCGGAATCGGAGGCCACAGAGGGTGCGGAGGCTGAGGACGCAGCTGTGGTTGCACTGCGCCCCGAGCCCCTGGCCCAGGCCCTTTCCCACTTTGCTGCTGGCCTGCAAGTCCTCTCAGAGAATGATCCCAACCGGGAGCGCAGCCTGCGGGTGGCCCGGGCTGTCCATTGTGCCCTTGCCCGCCTCCGGGAGCTGCTCCGGGAAAGGAGGCGACAGGCTCGGGCTGCTGCGGGGCCTCCAGAGGCCCCATGA
- the LOC121816399 gene encoding tigger transposable element-derived protein 1-like isoform X2, translated as MAWQERPRGHCGTALGTADGQREESVLRCMAPGGSLKRPQAPLGIGLRHSAKRDRKSITLHMKLEVLRRFEDGEKLTQIARALGLATSTVASIRVNKDRIRASSQAATPVCATQLTRCRGALMGRMERLLSLWIEEQKRQNLPVSTLLIQDQARRLFTQLQHEQGGGRRAETFGASNGWFARFKVRHNVLLMDEPAVADAQAAARYPAVLRAILEEGCYSPRQVFNVDETGLFWKRLPERMLLALEGTAGPGPKASKDHLTLLLGGNAAGDFKLKPLLVYPSENPRALRGCSKASLPVVWRSNRNDWLTPVIFQEWFTSCFCPAVENYCASHGLPHRALLLLDSAPCHPAHLGGLSAHVRVEFLPKNTSTLIQPMNQGVITTFKAQYLRRTLSQLAQEMGGADRSSVWEFWRSYTVMTAVDNIAEAWAELQPAAMNSAWRKLWPECVLAGAPEPSAMPQLPRSIEALASHAGMGDVAKADVSHLLQARGEPTPTSPGMDSGYVCGPGLPCQGGKGLASRRPESEATEGAEAEDAAVVALRPEPLAQALSHFAAGLQVLSENDPNRERSLRVARAVHCALARLRELLRERRRQARAAAGPPEAP; from the coding sequence ATGGCGTGGCAGGAGAGGCCCAGGGGCCACTGTGGCACGGCCCTGGGTACCGCCGACGGGCAGAGGGAAGAGAGCGTGTTGAGATGCATGGCTCCGGGCGGCAGCCTGAAGCGCCCCCAGGCGCCCCTCGGGATTGGCCTCCGCCATAGTGCCAAGCGGGACCGGAAGTCCATCACCCTGCACATGAAGCTGGAGGTACTTCGGCGCTTTGAGGATGGGGAGAAGCTGACGCAGATTGCCCGGGCCCTGGGGCTGGCCACCTCCACGGTCGCCTCCATCCGTGTCAACAAGGACAGGATCCGGGCCAGCTCTCAGGCAGCCACGCCTGTCTGCGCCACGCAGCTCACGCGTTGCCGGGGTGCACTGATGGGCCGCATGGAGCGCCTGCTGAGTCTGTGGATCGAGGAGCAGAAGCGGCAGAACCTGCCGGTCAGCACGCTGCTCATCCAGGACCAGGCACGCCGGCTCTTCACCCAGCTGCAGCACGAGCAGGGTGGCGGCAGGCGGGCCGAGACCTTTGGGGCCAGCAACGGCTGGTTTGCCCGGTTCAAGGTGCGCCACAACGTGCTACTGATGGATGAGCCCGCCGTGGCCGATGCCCAGGCTGCCGCGCGCTACCCGGCAGTGCTGCGCGccatcctggaggagggctgcTACTCACCGCGGCAGGTCTTCAACGTGGACGAGACGGGCCTGTTCTGGAAGCGGCTGCCTGAGCGCATGCTTCTGGCGTTGGAGGGGACGGCTGGGCCTGGGCCCAAGGCCTCTAAGGACCACCTGACCCTGCTGCTCGGTGGCAATGCGGCTGGTGACTTCAAGCTGAAGCCCCTGCTGGTGTACCCCTCGGAGAACCCGCGTGCCCTCAGGGGCTGCTCCAAGGCCAGCTTGCCTGTGGTCTGGCGCTCCAACCGCAATGACTGGTTGACGCCTGTCATCTTCCAGGAGTGGTTTACTAGCTGCTTCTGCCCTGCTGTGGAAAACTACTGTGCCAGCCACGGCCTCCCGCACcgtgccctgctgctgctggacAGCGCGCCCTGCCACCCTGCCCACTTGGGTGGCCTCTCGGCCCATGTGCGGGTTGAGTTCCTGCCCAAGAACACGTCCACCCTGATCCAGCCCATGAATCAGGGTGTCATCACCACCTTCAAGGCCCAGTATCTGCGCCGCACACTCAGCCAGCTGGCCCAGGAGATGGGTGGTGCAGACCGGTCCTCTGTGTGGGAGTTCTGGCGCAGCTACACTGTCATGACTGCTGTGGACAACATCGCTGAGGCCTGGGCGGAGCTGCAGCCTGCCGCCATGAACAGTGCCTGGAGGAAGCTCTGGCCCGAGTGTGTGCTGGCTGGTGCTCCCGAGCCCAGTGCCATGCCCCAGCTCCCCCGCAGCATCGAGGCACTAGCCAGCCACGCCGGTATGGGCGACGTGGCTAAGGCCGATGTTAGCCATCTGCTGCAGGCCCGCGGGGAGCCCACGCCCACCTCCCCGGGCATGGACAGTGGGTACGTCTGTGGCCCTGGGCTGCCCTGCCAGGGTGGGAAGGGCCTGGCCTCTAGAAGACCGGAATCGGAGGCCACAGAGGGTGCGGAGGCTGAGGACGCAGCTGTGGTTGCACTGCGCCCCGAGCCCCTGGCCCAGGCCCTTTCCCACTTTGCTGCTGGCCTGCAAGTCCTCTCAGAGAATGATCCCAACCGGGAGCGCAGCCTGCGGGTGGCCCGGGCTGTCCATTGTGCCCTTGCCCGCCTCCGGGAGCTGCTCCGGGAAAGGAGGCGACAGGCTCGGGCTGCTGCGGGGCCTCCAGAGGCCCCATGA